A stretch of the Lolium perenne isolate Kyuss_39 chromosome 3, Kyuss_2.0, whole genome shotgun sequence genome encodes the following:
- the LOC127340031 gene encoding uncharacterized protein translates to MALLHRLHSAVEESWPRWVWASLNGAPLDAVGGDGALCGSHWSSLLRLLPLCRSISRVAVGDDARTSFWMDSWLPVGPLMSAMAELYSHCTSPSATVQQVIRAGLDSLLVRRLSSSASKQRGTLLDLLRGVHLDSTPDRRSLPLCGKKDGGIRTSDVYGLCTMGGVQDEHYALVWRNWAPSGVRFFAWLLVRGRIQCRANLLHKGIIDLAASGCPLCNGAEETPAHIMFGCPFARRFWCSIGAACDEAWPVEAAATCALPASAPRATSSTLRLLCFWHLWKHRNGVVFQGLPPSLSLLRKSCRDDATLWRARLPAELRGDVDQWLTYFLPERP, encoded by the coding sequence ATGGCActtctccaccgcctccactCCGCCGTCGAAGAATCTTGGCCTCGCTGGGTCTGGGCGAGCCTCAATGGTGCGCCGCTGGACGCCGTCGGCGGGGACGGTGCGCTCTGCGGCTCGCACTGGAGCTCCCTCCTCCGGCTCCTTCCTCTTTGTCGGAGTATCTCCAGAGTTGCTGTCGGTGACGACGCCCGCACCTCCTTCTGGATGGATTCCTGGCTTCCCGTCGGTCCCCTGATGTCGGCCATGGCGGAGCTCTACTCCCACTGCACCTCGCCCTCCGCCACGGTGCAGCAGGTGATCCGCGCCGGCCTCGACAGCCTGCTGGTCCGTCGCCTGTCCTCCTCTGCTTCCAAGCAACGGGGCACgctcctcgacctcctccgtgGAGTGCACCTCGACTCGACTCCCGACCGGCGCTCCCTCCCCCTCTGTGGCAAAAAGGACGGCGGGATCCGCACCTCTGACGTTTACGGACTGTGCACCATGGGCGGCGTTCAGGACGAGCATTATGCTCTCGTCTGGCGGAACTGGGCCCCCTCAGGTGTCCGTTTCTTCGCCTGGCTTCTGGTGCGTGGTCGCATACAATGCCGCGCAAACCTTCTCCACAAAGGGATCATCGACCTCGCTGCCAGCGGCTGCCCCCTCTGCAATGGCGCCGAAGAGACTCCTGCCCACATCATGTTTGGCTGCCCCTTCGCCCGTCGCTTCTGGTGCTCCATTGGTGCTGCATGTGATGAGGCCTGGCCGGTTGAGGCTGCTGCTACCTGCGCGCTGCCTGCGTCAGCACCCCGAGCGACGTCCTCCACTCTCCGTCTCCTGTGCTTCTGGCACCTGTGGAAGCACCGGAATGGCGTGGTCTTTCAAGGGCTCCCTCCCTCTCTTTCGCTGCTCCGCAAGAGCTGCCGTGACGATGCCACCTTATGGCGTGCTAGGCTTCCTGCTGAGCTCCGCGGCGATGTCGACCAGTGGCTTACCTATTTCCTCCCCGAACGGCCATGA
- the LOC127344485 gene encoding uncharacterized protein: MTELIDLLDDGGLCLGLLDPVSNIILNILALLPYAAAASSAPPAAKRSKREAWADFPKPNDADYVWDVMAGRSYRSLVNFLVGYFGCLTEEQASRYLYWARADLPLAVMLVQHDLYEHDAQHQPQGLDPDSARTQAAFKWAAQEAGHPAPDTLVQLMAIRLYPDAFALLKKQFSEVSLSSENVRAIHRLLHRPYDAQMTPRGTTTTTNVSADGSTTTTITTTVRRAAHRITSLRQHIDHTDMSAKLSSCLTQGYAQKHRLKTPCSRDACNYLQSLEMYLHGMLHHFYIRALTLLPTPSGSLMRSFLMAGHCYGSMDPVCNIIVNSIWYDRHGCPLPESERTKIEQYIDILDPLSLLRVEMHSLKGLTELAAFADPQLSVAACALENLCSAKCDIATMLPSSTERFEKNPFHEASMAAGHPLPLQLGELHQQLLLMPVERNKLLSLMKEAQTGGTVLPIDDIASILDMVLSRSRAPAPALVQAPELCVKALSVVSRNRSCYEERRRWFRSKLERILKEYATQHFWEPKYTLDYICGVEKSGEAPPKFHTCYHVNFMATCELRPQKTLFFAEFRLVDDDPNKPSFCCTLPYPYAGRCYYGVRTARKIVYPDRAEYIGKDITDDGTRSVGDMLQMDHVYFCSEGDVELSKNLNILPSSESRYDSF, translated from the exons ATGACGGAGCTCATCGACCTCCTGGACGACGGCGGCTTATGCCTGGGCCTCCTCGACCCCGTCTCCAACATCATCCTCAACATCCTCGCCCTCCTCCCCTatgccgccgccgcctcgtccgCTCCACCCGCCGCAAAGAGGTCCAAGAGAGAAGCGTGGGCGGATTTCCCCAAACCCAACGACGCTGACTACGTCTGGGACGTGATGGCAGGCCGATCCTACCGCAGCCTCGTCAACTTCCTCGTCGGCTACTTCGGGTGCCTCACCGAGGAACAGGCCTCTCGATACCTCTACTGGGCTAGAGCCGATCTCCCTCTCGCCGTCATGCTCGTTCAGCACGATCTCTATGAGCATGATGCTCAGCATCAGCCTCAGGGCCTTGACCCTGACTCCGCAAGAACTCAGGCCGCCTTCAAGTGGGCAGCCCAAGAGGCAGGTCACCCTGCGCCCGACACTCTGGTGCAGCTTATGGCCATCCGGCTTTACCCCGACGCCTTTGCCCTTCTGAAGAAGCAATTTTCGGAGGTTTCCCTCAGCTCTGAAAATGTCAGAGCCATCCACCGTCTATTGCACCGCCCCTACGATGCCCAAATGACCCCTCGCGGCACGACGACTACCACCAACGTCTCTGCAGatggcagcaccaccaccaccatcaccaccactgtCCGCCGAGCAGCTCATCGCATCACGTCTCTCCGGCAGCATATCGACCACACGGACATGTCTGCCAAGCTATCATCCTGCTTGACGCAGGGATATGCTCAAAAGCACAGATTGAAGACCCCGTGCAGCCGTGACGCATGCAATTACCTGCAGTCTCTCGAGATGTACCTCCATGGTATGCTACACCACTTCTACATCAGGGCGCTCACATTACTGCCCACCCCCTCGGGCTCGCTCATGCGCAGCTTCCTCATGGCCGGCCACTGCTATGGCTCCATGGACCCTGTCTGCAACATCATCGTCAACTCCATCTGGTACGACAGGCACGGCTGCCCTCTCCCGGAGTCTGAACGCACCAAGATTGAGCAATACATTGACATCCTTGACCCCCTCTCTCTGCTCCGCGTCGAGATGCATTCCCTTAAGGGCCTTACGGAGCTCGCCGCATTCGCCGACCCCCAGCTCTCAGTGGCGGCTTGCGCTCTGGAGAACCTCTGCAGTGCGAAATGCGACATTGCTACCATGTTACCATCATCCACGGAGAGGTTTGAAAAGAACcccttccatgaagcttccatggCCGCTGGACACCCTCTGCCTCTTCAGCTGGGTGAACTGCACCAGCAGCTGCTGCTCATGCCCGTTGAGCGAAACAAACTGCTCTCCTTGATGAAGGAGGCTCAAACTGGTGGTACCGTGTTGCCCATCGATGACATAGCATCCATTCTAGACATGGTGTTGAGCAGATCCAGGGCTCCAGCACCAGCATTAGTGCAGGCACCCGAACTTTGTGTAAAGGCCCTGAGCGTGGTGTCAAGGAATAGATCATGCTATGAGGAGCGGAGGAGGTGGTTCCGTTCAAAGCTTGAACGGATTCTGAAGGAATACGCGACACAACATTTCTGG GAACCAAAATATACCCTGGACTATATCTGCGGTGTGGAGAAAAGCGGGGAAGCCCCTCCCAAATTTCACACCTGCTACCACGTTAATTTTATGGCTACTTGCGAGCTGCGGCCGCAAAAGACGCTCTTCTTCGCTGAATTCAGGCTCGTGGATGATGATCCAAATAAGCCAAGTTTCTGCTGCACTCTACCCTATCCATATGCTG GCCGTTGCTACTATGGCGTGCGTACCGCGAGGAAGATTGTGTATCCAGACCGCGCCGAGTACATCGGGAAAGACATCACGGATGATGGAACCCGCAGCGTGGGTGACATGCTACAGATGGACCACGTCTACTTCTGCTCCGAGGGAGACGTGGAGCTCTCGAAGAATCTCAACATATTGCCCAGTTCGGAGTCTCGGTATGACTCTTTCTGA